From the Deinococcus hopiensis KR-140 genome, one window contains:
- a CDS encoding DUF4142 domain-containing protein, whose amino-acid sequence MSDMFEIQSSQLAATQANSSGVKSLAAQLIRDHTAASRRLMTLAPRLAMQLPTSLQGPKVGQLTALRSQKGVAFDRAYAAAQVSAHEQAVNLFRAYIRVGSNAALKTHAQQTLPGLEKHLQSARALLKTVSTAKP is encoded by the coding sequence ATGAGCGACATGTTCGAGATTCAGTCCTCTCAACTCGCGGCAACGCAGGCGAACAGCAGTGGAGTGAAATCCCTCGCCGCACAGCTTATCCGGGATCACACCGCAGCCAGCCGCCGATTGATGACCCTCGCGCCCCGGTTGGCCATGCAACTGCCCACCAGCTTGCAGGGACCGAAAGTCGGCCAGCTGACGGCCCTACGCAGCCAGAAGGGCGTGGCCTTTGACCGTGCCTACGCTGCCGCGCAGGTCTCAGCCCATGAGCAGGCCGTGAATCTCTTTCGCGCCTATATTCGGGTCGGGAGCAACGCTGCCCTGAAGACCCACGCCCAGCAGACGCTGCCTGGACTGGAAAAACACCTTCAGTCGGCCCGCGCGCTCCTCAAGACGGTGTCTACCGCCAAGCCTTGA
- a CDS encoding competence protein CoiA family protein: MTCCEERAVPKRSSRGLPFFAHARRHACPVAPETEFHLHAKRLIAGAVQSAGWEVDVEVPGLTPAGDGWRADVLASCGGQRVAFEVQRSGQTLEAIHARQERYAQSGIRGMWFLRGHAATLREPQPWLYQTPMFTVQEDFLLPTFGMRSARTRGCPAAVPGGGIDVDESIVGGASRGASGAGPRGPVRLFAGASCEVASVQRGDCSGSAHASASWPGREAAHGAVE; the protein is encoded by the coding sequence ATGACGTGTTGTGAGGAGCGTGCGGTTCCAAAGCGCAGTTCCCGAGGTCTTCCATTTTTCGCGCATGCTCGGCGTCACGCGTGTCCTGTGGCTCCGGAGACGGAGTTTCACCTCCATGCCAAACGGCTGATTGCCGGGGCAGTGCAGAGTGCAGGATGGGAGGTGGACGTGGAGGTGCCGGGCTTGACGCCTGCAGGAGACGGTTGGCGGGCGGACGTTCTAGCGTCGTGTGGTGGGCAGCGGGTGGCGTTTGAGGTGCAGCGCAGTGGGCAGACCCTGGAGGCGATTCACGCGCGGCAGGAGCGGTACGCGCAGTCGGGGATTCGAGGAATGTGGTTTTTGCGAGGGCACGCGGCGACGTTGCGTGAGCCGCAGCCGTGGCTGTATCAGACGCCGATGTTCACGGTGCAAGAGGATTTCTTGCTACCGACGTTTGGGATGAGGAGCGCCAGAACCCGTGGATGTCCTGCGGCCGTGCCCGGAGGCGGCATTGACGTGGATGAAAGCATTGTTGGCGGCGCGTCCCGGGGTGCGAGCGGAGCTGGCCCTCGTGGGCCCGTGCGATTGTTTGCTGGCGCGTCCTGTGAAGTGGCGTCGGTTCAACGCGGGGATTGTTCCGGAAGTGCTCATGCGTCTGCCAGCTGGCCAGGAAGGGAAGCTGCACACGGTGCTGTTGAGTGA
- a CDS encoding IS701 family transposase, with the protein MPRSLPPWTRHFPTWFAPFLTHFRHRAGRTWAPLYVRGLCSGASRKSMQPLAAVVAPGKEDHLQHFITDSPWPTRPLETLLAERAQQMLGGKDAVLIIDDTCLTKFGTKSVGVARQYSGQVGKITSCQCLVSLTLAQHEVPVPLALRLFLPQDWTSDPARLQAAGVPMEHQQPQTKWALALQELDRVREHVTFGMVLADAGYGVTAQFRHALTTRGLLWSVGVTRTQTVYPKDVRLIPIPKFFRGRRPKHPTPSEDRQSVEDVLKGAAWQHLVWRHGTKGPLSGRFAAVYVRLADGEENAQGQHLPGQAAWIIGEQRRGEERKYYVCNLPENTSLSRLVEVTKRRWACELTHRELKDEVGLDHFEGRSWQGLHHHAVLCMLALTFLQWLRLTQPDDLKGDTVPAIRAEVAGDLPLPPPCQQCRACTALFSGP; encoded by the coding sequence ATGCCACGTTCTTTGCCCCCTTGGACCCGACATTTTCCCACCTGGTTCGCACCCTTTCTGACGCACTTTCGCCACCGTGCAGGGCGCACTTGGGCACCGTTGTACGTGCGTGGACTGTGCAGCGGTGCGTCCCGGAAAAGCATGCAACCTCTGGCTGCTGTGGTGGCTCCTGGAAAAGAAGACCACCTCCAGCACTTCATCACCGACAGTCCCTGGCCAACTCGTCCCCTGGAAACGCTGCTGGCCGAGCGGGCCCAGCAAATGCTTGGAGGCAAAGACGCCGTCTTGATCATTGACGATACCTGCCTGACCAAATTTGGGACGAAATCCGTGGGGGTTGCTCGCCAGTATTCGGGACAGGTGGGCAAGATCACGTCCTGTCAGTGTCTGGTCTCCCTGACCTTAGCCCAGCACGAGGTCCCTGTTCCCCTGGCCCTCCGGCTCTTCCTGCCACAGGACTGGACCAGCGATCCGGCGCGTCTCCAGGCTGCTGGTGTTCCAATGGAACACCAGCAGCCACAGACCAAATGGGCGTTGGCACTCCAGGAACTGGACCGGGTACGCGAACACGTCACCTTCGGCATGGTCTTGGCGGACGCTGGGTATGGCGTGACGGCTCAGTTCCGCCATGCCCTCACCACGCGCGGACTGCTGTGGTCGGTGGGTGTGACTCGCACACAGACGGTCTATCCCAAGGACGTTCGCTTAATCCCTATCCCCAAGTTCTTTCGTGGCAGAAGACCCAAGCACCCCACCCCCTCCGAAGACCGGCAATCGGTGGAGGACGTCCTCAAAGGTGCTGCATGGCAGCACCTGGTGTGGCGACACGGGACCAAGGGTCCCCTCTCAGGACGCTTTGCCGCTGTGTACGTGCGTCTCGCCGATGGAGAGGAAAATGCCCAGGGCCAGCACCTTCCCGGGCAGGCGGCCTGGATCATCGGTGAACAGCGACGGGGAGAGGAACGCAAATACTACGTCTGTAATCTCCCCGAGAACACCTCTCTCTCTCGGCTGGTTGAGGTGACCAAGCGCCGCTGGGCTTGCGAGTTGACCCACCGGGAGCTGAAGGACGAAGTCGGTCTGGACCACTTTGAGGGCCGTTCCTGGCAGGGCCTCCATCACCACGCCGTGCTTTGCATGCTGGCCCTGACCTTCCTTCAATGGTTGCGATTGACCCAGCCCGATGACCTCAAAGGTGACACTGTCCCCGCTATTCGAGCGGAGGTGGCAGGGGACCTGCCCCTGCCACCTCCGTGCCAGCAATGCCGCGCCTGCACAGCTTTATTCAGCGGTCCCTGA
- a CDS encoding Mur ligase family protein has protein sequence MDLYAPFDFTSELHALHQLACQSNPQPATPLHTSASQQDGPCISAASRPLPIISITGTNGKSTTSRMVAHIFRHAGKRVGLTTSNGIYINGEQIVSGDTTGPKSAKVVLNDPNVEVAVLETARGGILREGLGFDRCDVGAVLNIQPDHLGLKGIETVEDLAWVKSLVVEVVADTGTSVLNADDELTLGMRRKAGGHLTLFSMHGGNAASKDLQEHIAGGGTALVREPTVLGDELVLYEGGQRHPIMRARDIPATLGGFAQVNVQNALAAAAIAVAQNIELPVIRAALGSFSTSFEQSPGRLNLYDGHPFRVLLDYAHNPSGMEYLRDLVAHLRPPQGRVIGVMGVAGDRRDEDIRRMGELAAVTFDELVVREDQDRRGRPPLEAAHWVEVGARSAGLPPQNLTTIIDEPQAVHHALCTAYPGDLVILLATDVEGTWQQLLNFQGHRTPLERSEGDGYHATSHD, from the coding sequence ATGGACCTGTACGCCCCATTCGACTTCACCTCGGAATTGCACGCTCTACACCAACTGGCGTGTCAGTCCAATCCTCAGCCAGCAACACCGCTGCATACGAGCGCTTCGCAGCAAGACGGGCCCTGCATCAGCGCAGCATCCCGGCCCCTGCCGATCATCTCCATTACGGGCACGAACGGCAAAAGCACCACCTCCCGCATGGTGGCGCACATCTTCAGGCATGCGGGCAAGCGCGTGGGCCTGACCACCTCCAACGGCATCTACATCAACGGTGAACAGATCGTCAGCGGCGACACCACCGGTCCCAAAAGCGCCAAAGTGGTCCTGAATGACCCCAACGTGGAGGTCGCAGTGCTGGAAACGGCGCGTGGCGGCATCCTGCGGGAAGGGCTGGGCTTCGACCGTTGTGACGTGGGGGCCGTGCTGAACATCCAACCGGATCACCTGGGACTCAAGGGCATCGAGACGGTGGAAGACCTCGCCTGGGTGAAGTCACTCGTGGTGGAGGTCGTGGCGGACACCGGCACGAGCGTGCTGAATGCCGATGACGAACTGACCCTGGGGATGCGCCGCAAGGCGGGTGGGCACCTGACGCTGTTTTCGATGCATGGAGGGAACGCGGCGTCGAAGGACCTGCAGGAGCACATCGCGGGCGGCGGTACGGCCCTGGTGCGTGAACCGACCGTACTGGGCGACGAACTGGTGCTGTACGAGGGCGGGCAGCGGCACCCCATCATGCGGGCGCGGGATATTCCAGCGACCCTGGGCGGCTTCGCGCAGGTCAACGTGCAAAACGCGCTGGCCGCAGCTGCGATCGCCGTGGCACAGAACATTGAACTCCCGGTAATTCGCGCCGCCCTGGGCAGCTTCTCGACGTCCTTCGAACAGAGCCCCGGACGGCTCAACCTGTACGACGGCCATCCCTTCCGCGTCCTGCTGGACTACGCCCACAACCCGTCCGGCATGGAGTACCTGCGCGATCTGGTCGCGCACCTGCGTCCACCACAAGGCCGCGTGATTGGCGTGATGGGTGTCGCTGGGGACCGTCGCGACGAGGACATCCGCCGTATGGGCGAACTCGCCGCCGTCACCTTTGACGAGCTGGTGGTGCGCGAGGACCAAGACCGGCGTGGCCGTCCACCGCTTGAAGCCGCACATTGGGTTGAAGTGGGTGCACGCTCAGCGGGCCTGCCTCCTCAGAACCTCACCACCATCATCGACGAACCCCAAGCGGTGCATCACGCGCTGTGCACAGCTTATCCCGGAGACCTGGTGATCCTCCTGGCGACGGACGTCGAAGGCACCTGGCAGCAGCTTCTGAACTTCCAGGGCCACCGCACGCCACTGGAGCGTTCTGAGGGTGACGGGTATCACGCGACCTCTCACGATTAA
- a CDS encoding family 1 glycosylhydrolase: protein MSDPARQGGSKASRPLELWIGVECTFNRVRENYLNQLEVCGHDRRLEDLDQLAQLGARRIRYPVLWEQVAPEHPEFLNWQWTDERLLRLQQLELQPIATLLHHGSGPQYTSLLDPQFPEKLADYARRVAQRYPWLRAYTPVNEPLTTARFSGLYGVWYPHHTSDEGFVRMLLNECRGTVLAMRAIREVQPDAELIQTDDLGKAHATPAMQHEADFQNERRWLAYDLLCGRVDEAHPLWTYLRSSGATSEELLWFRVNPCPPDVIGVDYYVTSERFLDERRERYQEHHRNATHADIEAVRVYHNTAGIEALLHETWERYGLPVAVTEVHLGSTREEQLRWFESFWQAAERVREEGVDLRALTSWAILGSFDWNTLHTEFKGHYEPGAFDVRTSTPRPTALARVLQARARGELPDHPTLASPGFWERPDRFFYPPVGTPQQATTRTQVARPLVIVGQGRLGEATARLCRERGLEHRCVSSSVLLAENSLRDVLTAHRPWAVVNTTGYGQVDEAERASGQFWQTHSAGAALLAQLCTEQGLQLLTFSSDQVFSGEGDTPYQEHDPAAPINAYGRTKLEMERQIRTIFPGALIVRSSGVFGSGTGQGLLGKALSKLRTGEPILVDGHHRFSPTYLPDLIHTSLDLLIDGENGIWHLVNRGESTWAEMVHALGAALRLPQSAVHVASGSDLGWVAPRPRYTALKSCQGQLLPSLDHALDRYLSSRNADLA from the coding sequence ATGAGCGACCCCGCTCGCCAAGGTGGAAGCAAGGCCTCACGTCCGCTTGAGCTGTGGATCGGTGTGGAATGCACCTTCAACCGAGTACGAGAGAACTACCTCAACCAACTCGAGGTATGCGGGCATGACCGCCGATTGGAAGATCTCGACCAACTGGCCCAACTGGGTGCTCGCCGCATTCGTTACCCAGTGCTGTGGGAGCAAGTCGCCCCTGAACACCCCGAGTTCCTGAATTGGCAGTGGACCGATGAGCGTCTGTTGCGCCTGCAGCAACTCGAATTACAACCGATCGCCACTCTGCTTCACCATGGCAGTGGTCCCCAGTACACCAGTCTGCTGGATCCGCAGTTTCCAGAAAAACTCGCCGATTACGCCCGGCGTGTTGCCCAGCGCTACCCCTGGCTGCGGGCCTACACTCCAGTCAATGAGCCATTGACTACAGCCCGATTCAGTGGGTTGTATGGCGTGTGGTACCCGCATCACACTTCGGATGAGGGGTTCGTCCGCATGCTGCTCAACGAATGCCGCGGGACGGTGCTGGCCATGCGCGCCATCCGGGAGGTGCAGCCGGACGCGGAGCTGATTCAGACCGACGACCTGGGCAAGGCCCACGCCACGCCGGCCATGCAGCACGAGGCGGACTTCCAGAATGAACGCCGCTGGCTGGCGTACGACCTGCTGTGCGGCCGGGTCGATGAGGCCCATCCCCTGTGGACCTACCTGCGCTCGTCCGGCGCGACCAGCGAAGAGCTGCTGTGGTTTCGAGTGAATCCTTGCCCACCTGACGTGATCGGTGTGGATTACTACGTGACGAGCGAGCGCTTCCTGGATGAGCGGCGGGAGCGGTACCAAGAGCATCACCGCAACGCCACACACGCGGACATTGAGGCTGTGCGCGTGTACCACAACACCGCGGGCATTGAGGCGCTCCTGCACGAAACTTGGGAGCGCTACGGGCTGCCTGTGGCCGTAACGGAAGTGCATCTGGGCAGTACACGCGAGGAGCAGCTACGTTGGTTTGAGAGCTTCTGGCAGGCAGCCGAGCGGGTCCGGGAAGAAGGCGTGGACCTCCGCGCACTGACCTCATGGGCCATTCTGGGGAGCTTCGACTGGAACACTCTTCACACAGAGTTCAAAGGGCACTATGAGCCGGGGGCCTTCGATGTCCGCACGTCCACGCCGCGTCCCACCGCACTCGCCAGAGTGTTGCAGGCCCGGGCCAGGGGAGAACTTCCTGACCACCCCACATTGGCATCCCCGGGTTTCTGGGAACGGCCTGACCGCTTCTTCTATCCGCCGGTCGGCACGCCCCAACAGGCTACGACGCGTACCCAGGTCGCCCGGCCGCTGGTTATCGTTGGTCAGGGGCGGCTCGGGGAGGCCACAGCCCGACTGTGCAGGGAGCGGGGCCTGGAGCACCGCTGCGTCTCTTCTTCTGTGCTTCTCGCCGAGAACAGCCTTCGTGACGTCCTGACGGCTCACCGTCCCTGGGCGGTCGTGAACACGACGGGTTACGGGCAGGTTGACGAAGCCGAACGCGCGTCCGGGCAATTCTGGCAGACCCACTCCGCCGGAGCTGCTCTCCTCGCTCAACTCTGCACAGAGCAGGGCCTCCAACTGCTGACCTTCTCATCAGATCAGGTGTTCAGCGGTGAAGGCGACACGCCCTACCAGGAACACGACCCGGCCGCACCGATCAATGCGTACGGGCGCACCAAACTGGAGATGGAGCGGCAGATCCGCACCATCTTCCCCGGTGCACTCATCGTGCGCAGTTCAGGCGTGTTCGGCTCAGGAACAGGACAGGGCCTGCTTGGCAAAGCGCTGAGCAAACTGCGGACGGGCGAGCCGATCCTGGTGGACGGTCATCACCGTTTCTCCCCCACGTACCTGCCGGACTTGATTCACACCAGCCTTGACCTGCTGATTGACGGCGAAAACGGCATCTGGCATCTGGTCAACCGCGGCGAGAGCACCTGGGCGGAGATGGTTCATGCCCTCGGTGCGGCGTTGCGCCTTCCCCAATCAGCTGTGCACGTCGCTTCCGGAAGTGATTTGGGCTGGGTGGCCCCCCGACCCCGGTACACTGCCCTGAAAAGCTGTCAGGGGCAGTTGCTGCCCAGCCTGGACCACGCTCTTGACCGCTACCTCTCGAGTCGAAACGCGGACTTGGCCTGA
- a CDS encoding ATP-binding protein, with translation MGKGRRLYDCAPVGYFTLGAGNTIVQANLRASQLLGMESSRLLGRRLVQFTAPESRSTLALLLPRLQTSKEGLVAELRLQRNDGTTFPVRLKGQAYAPEGSLIAVTDITTEKAAQEELLRMNETLEARVTERTARILELSAELQTVTVAVAEDLMAPIRRVASFAELLRRDVTEDQEASVKHIELIARSVERMEELTTALLEYSRASHGRVRLAPLDLNRVFVEVEKDLQPHMEGRNVQLACGPLPTVLADSHTMQQVFLKVLENALKFTSTREVARIHIRAEETDSAFVLRFEDNGVGFNNRNKDKLFGVFKRLHPESAFPGAGMGLAVVRRLCTRFGGRIWGDGRVDQGATLFLAWPKQPTVLD, from the coding sequence ATCGGGAAAGGGCGCAGACTGTACGACTGCGCGCCAGTCGGGTATTTCACCCTGGGGGCGGGCAACACCATCGTGCAGGCCAACCTCCGGGCCAGCCAGCTGCTGGGAATGGAGAGCTCCCGGCTGCTGGGCCGCCGCCTGGTGCAGTTCACTGCTCCCGAGTCCCGCAGTACCCTGGCGCTCCTGCTCCCCCGCCTGCAAACCAGCAAAGAGGGTCTTGTCGCTGAACTCCGCCTTCAGCGCAACGACGGCACCACCTTCCCCGTACGCCTGAAAGGTCAGGCGTATGCACCAGAAGGCAGCCTGATTGCCGTGACGGACATCACCACCGAGAAAGCAGCGCAAGAAGAGTTGCTGCGCATGAACGAGACGCTCGAAGCGCGTGTGACGGAGCGGACCGCCAGAATCCTTGAACTGAGCGCCGAACTCCAGACGGTGACCGTGGCCGTCGCGGAGGACCTGATGGCCCCCATCCGGCGCGTCGCCTCCTTTGCAGAACTGCTCCGCCGCGACGTCACTGAAGACCAGGAAGCTTCAGTGAAGCACATCGAGCTGATCGCCCGCTCAGTCGAGCGGATGGAGGAACTCACCACTGCGCTGCTGGAGTACAGCCGAGCCAGCCATGGGCGTGTTCGCCTGGCCCCGCTTGACCTGAACCGCGTCTTTGTTGAGGTCGAGAAGGACCTACAGCCTCACATGGAAGGCCGGAACGTGCAGCTGGCCTGTGGTCCGTTGCCGACCGTACTGGCGGACAGCCACACGATGCAGCAGGTGTTTCTCAAGGTGCTGGAGAATGCCCTGAAATTCACCTCGACCCGTGAGGTCGCCCGAATTCATATCCGGGCCGAGGAGACCGACTCTGCTTTTGTCCTGCGTTTTGAGGACAATGGCGTGGGGTTCAACAATCGGAACAAGGACAAGTTGTTCGGGGTGTTCAAACGCCTGCACCCGGAGTCTGCCTTTCCGGGCGCGGGGATGGGCCTGGCGGTCGTTCGGCGGCTCTGTACCCGCTTTGGTGGGCGGATCTGGGGAGACGGCCGGGTGGACCAGGGCGCCACTCTCTTTCTGGCGTGGCCCAAGCAGCCCACCGTGCTGGACTGA
- a CDS encoding aldo/keto reductase: MGIIARVPLASGLLTGKLRRETSFAPDDHHAFNRHGEALDRGETFSGVEYGTGLEAAQQLQELVPPGMTLAGFTLRWILMFPQVSCAISGARIPQQAESNAAAG, translated from the coding sequence GTGGGCATTATCGCCCGGGTGCCCCTGGCGAGCGGCCTGCTGACCGGTAAGCTGCGGCGTGAGACTTCCTTCGCTCCAGACGACCACCACGCCTTCAACCGCCACGGCGAGGCGCTCGACCGGGGTGAGACGTTTTCCGGGGTCGAGTACGGCACCGGCCTGGAAGCCGCCCAGCAACTCCAGGAACTGGTGCCTCCTGGCATGACCCTGGCGGGGTTCACCCTACGCTGGATTCTGATGTTCCCGCAGGTTAGCTGCGCCATATCCGGGGCCCGAATCCCGCAGCAGGCCGAGAGCAACGCCGCCGCTGGATGA